The Stackebrandtia nassauensis DSM 44728 genome includes the window GGCGGTGGCGACCGCGGCGGCGGACGGCTGCGGACCCAGCGCCTCCCAGTTGACGTATACGGTGCCGTTGCCGTCGACCCGGCCGGGTATGGACGGGGCCGCCGACACGGCGGATTCCAGCTGCTGCTTGGCGGCGTTCATCTCGCCGACCAGTGTGGACACGATCTGGTCGATCCTGCCGTAGCTGGTCGCGGCGTTGCGATAGCCGGTGACGTGCTCGGTGAGTTTGGTGCCCGCGGCGGTGGCGTCGTCGCCGGACCAGCCTGCCGACAGGCCGCGGCGCAGCCGGTCGGTCTCGGCCCCGAACTGTTCCAGTTCGCGGGCCAGTTTGCGGGCGGCGTCGGCGCCGCTGAGCAGGGACTGAGTGGTGGACTGTTGAAGTTGTGCGAAAGTGACCATGGCTACCGCTTCGGCTCGCGAACGTCGGGGGAAGTCGTGACCCGGCACCGGCCGAGAAGCGTGTGCGGGCCGATCGGCCGGTGACGGGGCAGCACCAGAATACGCAAAACGTTTTGTGATGGCAACCGTGGTTGATCACTTCGGCCGAAGCCGCACAACGTTTTGCGAAAGCGGCCGTTATGGTGGGGGTGCAGCGGCGAACCCATGAGGAAGTGACGGATTTAGTGGCATCTGGTGGACGGGTCGGCATCACCGACGTGGCCAAACGGGCCGGGGTCAGCGTTACCACGGTCTCGCACGTGCTCAGTTCCCGACGGCCGGTCGCCGAGGCGACCCGGCAGAAGGTGCTGCGGGTGATCGAGGAGCTGGACTACCGCCCCAACGAGGTGGCCCGCAGCATGCGGGTCCAGCGCACCTCCACCGTCGGGCTGGTGGTCCCCAACATCTCGCACCCCTTCTACACCGCCGCCGCCCGGGGCCTTGAGGACGCGCTGCGTCCCGAGGGCTACCACTGCATCGTGACCAGCACCGACGCCGACCGCGACGTGGAGCGCGACGCGGTGCGGCAGCTGCTGTCGCGCGTCGACGGCTTCGTCATCTCCGGCGCCGACAAACGCACCGAGGACATCCAGCCGATCCTGGACGCGAAACTGCCGCTGGTGATGCTGGGCGCCGACATCCCCGGGCCCGGTTTCGACGTGGTCACCAACGCCGACTTCGAATCCGGCTCGCTCGCGGCCCAGCACATGCTGGAGCGCGGCCACCGCCGGATCGCGTTCATCACCGCCGAGGACGACTTCGCGGCCGGGGCCCGCCGGGTGGAGGGCTACCGCAGCGCGCTCGACAAGGCGGGGCTGAGCACCGAGGCCAGCCTGGTGATCCGGGCGGCGGCCTCGCTGGAGGGCGGCGCCAAGGCGCTGGCGAACCTGCGCAAGCTCGCCGAACCGCCGGACGCGGTCATCTGCGTCAGCGACGTGATGGCCATCGGCGCGATGTACGCGGCCCGCGAGGCGGGACTGCGGATCCCCGAGGACGTGGCCGTGATGGGCTTCGACGACACCGAGGCCGCGGCCCTGGTGGCGCCGCCGCTGACCACGATGGCCACGGCCTCGCGGGACCACGGCCGCAAGGCGGGCGAGCTGATCCTGCGCCGGATCCAGGACGGCACGGCCGATGTCGAGCCGCAGCGGGTGGTGTTCCCGGCGAAGCTGATCCAGCGCGAGTCGACCTTAGGCCGGTGGCGGGGGTTGCTGCGGGTTCTGCCCGGGCGGGAGCGGCGGTTGCTGGCCCGGCTGGGGTGACTGCGGCTGTTGGCCGTAGCCGTGTGGCGGCGGGGCCGGTCGCATCGGCTGGACGGGATGCCGGGCGCGCAGCTCAGCGGACAGTTTGTTGACCCGCACGCTCAGCAGGATGACTGCGACGACGGCCGCCAGCGACAGCAGCAGCGTGCCGCCGAGCAGGACCGGAATCCACAGCGGGGTGCTGGCTACTTCAGCTGACATGTCCATGGGACCTCGCTGTCTGTCACTTCCGCTTGGCCTTGCTGACGAGCAGGACGATCCCGACGATCACCGCCACCACCACGAGCAGACAAACCCCGCCGATCACCAGTGCCAGGAGTTTTCCCACGATTTCGGTCCTTTCGGTCGAATGTGACGGTCGCTCGTCGCTCCTACGGTAGTCCCCGCATTGACGGATTCGTGACCTGCGCCGGGCATTATTGCCCACATGCTGCGGATACACCTGAGCCCCGAGGACGTGGCGCGGCTGTCCTTCAAGACCGCGCCGCACCTGGAGATCGGTGCCAGTGTGCAGGCGCTGCGGTCCCCGAACGGACGCCCCGGCGTGGAACGCTGGCGCAACCGGACGCTGCCGAGGCTGCCGCGCGCCGCGTGGCCGCTGCTGGAGTTCGTCATGGAGAACGGCCACGCGTCTAGGGAACTGCTCGAGTACTGCGGGATCGAGGAGTACACCGACGTTCCCGACGGGCTGGTCGCGGCGTGCCGGGCCTACGAGGCGGTGTGCATGGCGCCGGTGAAGGACGCGATCCGCGCCTGTGTCGACGCCGAGCTGGTCCGGGTCGGACAGGCGCTGCTGTCGGACGGCGCGGCCACGGCGCTCGACGGCTTGGGCCCGGGTATCTCCTTCGACGGCCGGACCCTCGCGATCGACGCCGACTACGGCACCGACCTCGACGTTCACCTTGGGGGACAAGGACTTCGGCTGATCCCGGCGCTGTTCTGGAACCGGCCCGGGTTCACCGACGAGGGGGTGGACGTCCCGACGCTGGTCTACCCGGTGGCACGTCCGAAATACCCGTATTCGTCCAGTGTGGATGACATGGCACTGGAGAAGCTGCTGGGCCGCAACCGGGCCCGGGTGCTGCGCGCGGCGGCCTCGGGCGGCGGCACCGGCGAGCTGGCCCGGTCGCTGGGCATCAGCGCCGCGTCCGCGTCCGAGCACCTGGGGGTGTTGCGCGACGCGGGTTTCGTTGTCACGCAACGGGACGGCAAGGCGGTGCGGCATCACCTGACGCCGTTGGGCGCGGCGACACTGCGATTCGGCTGACACCGAAAAGATGGCAGAGCCCATCCCGCGACACGACTCTGGGATCAGGCGGCGCCCGCCGCCTGGCACATATCTTGGAGCCCATATGAAAAAGAGATTCCTGCTGCTGGCGGGGGTGCTCGCGGCGTCGGTGGCGGCCGTCGGGCCCGCCCAGGCCGCCGAACCGGACGAACCGGTGACGCCACAGGACGCGAAGTACCTGTTGTCCCTCGACAGCGACGCCACCGGGGCGAACTGGAGCGGAACCCAGACCGTCACCTTCCGCAACAAGTCGGACCGGACGATGGACACCCTGTGGATAAGACTGTGGGGAAACGGTCGCGGCGGTTGTGACGACCGGGCCGTGTCGATCGAGCCCCGGTTCGGCGGCGAACTGGGTGCCGAGACCGTCGACTGCACCGCGGTGCCGATCGAGTTGACCCGACCGGTTCCGGCGGGGAGAACCGGCATGGTGTCCGTCGACGTCGACATCGCCGTCCCCGAGGAGACCTACCGCTTCGGACGGGCCGGGGACTACCGGTTCATCGGCAACGCCATCCCGGTGCTGGCCGTCCACGACGGCACCGGCGAGCTGCCGCCGTTCACGTCCTTCGGCGAGTCCTTCTACACGCTGGAGTCGGATTTCCTTGTGACCCTTGACCACCCGAACGCGGTCAAGGTGCCCGCGACCGGCAGGTCCATCGCCGAGGTGAAGCACGGCAAGAACACCACGACGGTCATCAAGGCCAACAACGTCCGCGACTTCGCCTGGGCGGCGGGGCCGTTCGCGAAGGTCGACACCGTCTCGGCCACCGGCGCCAAGCTGCGCACCTGGTACCCGGGCGACATCGACAAGGCCAAGGCCGAGGAGGTCACCGGCTGGGTGAAGGAGGGAATGGACACCTTCGACGCGGCCTACGGCGAATACCCGTACTCCGAAATGGACACCGTGATCGGCGACTGGGAAGGCTTCGCCGGCATGGAATACCCGGGCTTCATCCTCACCGAGCCCGCCAAGGTTCCGGCGGTCCACGAGGCCGGGCACCAGTGGTTCTACGGCCTGGTCGGCAACGACCAGTACAACGACCCGTGGCTGGACGAATCGGTCACCCAGTACATGACCAACACCATCACCGGAGTGCCCGGATACTGCGCCACCGCGCCGTTCTGGTTCTCCGACGGCATGCGGATCGACGCCGGGATGGACTACTACAACGAACACATCGAGGACGAGTACGCGCCCGCCATCTACGGCGACGGCGCCTGCATGCTGGCCGAACTGGAGACCACGATCGGCAAGCCCGCGATGGACGAGGCGCTGCGCACCGCCGTCGCGGAGTTCTCGGGCGGGGTCATCACCTCCGACGAGCTGCGCGGCATCTTCGCCGAGGTGTCGGGTCAGGATCTGAGCGCGTTCTGGGAACGCTGGCGCAACACCGGCGCCTGAGCCGGTTTGGGGGGACCTCGCCGTCACACGGCCGGGTCCCCCGTCGGCTAGAAGAGGTCTTCGAGACTGATCCAGCCGCGCTGGTGTGCCAGGCCGCCGACCTGGAACCGGCTGTGAACGCCGTAGCGCTCCATCAGGCTGGCGCTCATGCGTCGCACCGTCCGCAGCGAGACCTCCAGTTCCCGGGCGGCGCGCTGGTCGGTGTAGCCGCGGGCCCACAGCCGCAGCAGTTTGCGTTCCCGGGGCGAGGGAGCGGCTGGTTCCCGGCGCGATGTCGCGGCCGGGCGGGTCGGGCCGGTGGTGGGGTGCGGCGCGATCCGGGGTTCGGGTCTGCCGGTCAGGCGGCAGGACTCCGCCAGCTCTCGGACTTCCATGGACTGAAGCATGTCCATCCCTCCAGGGGTCGATGTATCGGTTGAGAATCAATCACCGCCGCGCACATCGAGGCGCATACGCGAAGCACACGGTTGGCGTTGTGATGCCACTTTCCCCGCGCGCGCGTCAAAAGCTTCATGAGTTCGGCACGCCAACTCGTGCGCCGTGCCGACGGTCACTACCGGTGATAAATCGTTCGAGCCGGGTGGCATGCGATTGCTAGCGTGACGACGTGTCCCCCCTGCCCCCGCACGCCGACCCCGGCACGCCCGACGCGCGTAGTCCGGGCCGGTATCTGTGGTGGCTGCTGTGGAAACAGCCGAGCCGGGTGTTCCTGGGCGCCTTCTGGGGAATCGTGTCGTCGGTGGGGATCGCCTCGCTGCCGTTCTTCATGGGCAAGGCCGTCGACGAGGGGCTGCGGGCCCGCGCCCTGGAACCGCTGGCCTGGTGGACGGCCGGGCTGATCCTGGTCGGTGGCGTCAACGCCGCCGCGAACATCCTGCGGCACCGCACCATGACCCACGTGCGCATGGACGCGTCGCTGCGCACGGTCCAGGTCGTCAACCGACACGCCGCCCGGCTGGGTTCGGTGCTGGCGCGGCGGGTGTCGACCGGCGAGATCGTCGCGATCGGCGCCTCGGACGCCAAGCAGGTCTCGCACGCGATGACCTCGGCGGGACCGGGAGTCGGCTCGGTGGTCGCCTGCGTCCTGATCGCGGTCATGGTGCTGTCGATCTCGCCGCTGCTGGGGGCGCTGGTCCTCGTCGGGGTACCGGCGATCGTGCTGTCCATCGGTCCGCTCACCAAACGCTTGCAGCGCACCGAGAGCACCTACCGCGAGCACACCGGTGTCCTCACCGCCCGCGCCGGGGACATCGCGGCCGGGCTGCGGGTGCTGCGCGGTATCGGCGGCGAGTCGCTGTTCGCCAGCCGCTACCGGCGACGCTCGGGGGAGCTGCTGTCGGAGGGCTACCGGGTCGGCGCGGTGGCCAGCTGGATCCACGCGCTGGGCAGCGGGCTGCCCGGCCTGTTCCTGGCGCTGGTGACATGGCTGGCGGCCCGGCTGGTGGCGGCGGGACAGATCAGCTTCGGCGACATGGTCGCGGTGTACGGCTACGCGGCGGCGCTGGTGCTGCCGGTGGCGTTCTTCATCGAGGCGATCTTCGACATCACCCGGGGCCGGGTCGCGGCCCGGCGGATCATCGGCGTCCTCAACCTCGAACCGGCCGTCACCGATCCGGCCGAGGCGGTCGCCGGACCCGTCGGTCCCGCCGAGCTGTACGACCCCGAGTCGGGGCTGCGAGTGCCCGCGCGGCGGCTGGCGGCGGTGGCCACGGCCGACGCCGAGTCGGCGGCGCTGATCGTCGAGCGGATCGCCCGCTACACGGACTCCGACGCCGCCTACGGCGGGGTGCCGCTGTCCGACATGGCGCTGGCCGAGGTGCGGCGGCGGATCCTGTTGTCGGGCAACGACTCCCACCTGTTCGCGGGCACGCTGCGCGACATGGTCTCGCCGTCGGGCGACATCGACGACGCGACGATTGGTACGGCGGTGCGGCAGGCGGCGGCCACCGACATCGTCGAGGCGCTGCCGGACGGGCTCGACACCGAGATCGACGCCCAGGCCCGCACCCTGTCGGGCGGCCAGCGGCAGCGGGTGCGGCTGGTGCGGGCGCTGTTGGCCGAGCCCGAGGTGCTGATCCTGCCGGAACCGACCTCGGCTGTGGACGCGCACAGCGAGGCGGCGATCGCCGAGGGGCTGCGGGAACACCGCCGCGACCGGACCACCCTGGTGCTGTCGACCTCGCCGCTGGTGCTGGACCGCTGCGACGAGGTCGCGTTCGTCGAGGACGGCAAGGTCACCGCCACCGGCACCCACGCGCGACTGCTCAACACCGAACCGGGTTACCGCGCGCTGGTGCTGCGCGGCGCCGAGGAGGAGGGCGAGACGCCGTGAACGAGAACCGGCTTCCGTTGGCGGACAAGCGACAGGTGCGCCGGGCCGCGTGGGCCCTGCTGCGCGGCGACGCCAAGGCGCTGACGATGGTGATCGTCCTGTACTGCCTCGCGGCGGTCGCGGGGCTGGCCGCGCCATGGCTGCTGGGCGAGATCGTCGATCGCGTCGACTCCGGCGCCGGTATCGGAACCGTCGACATGCTCGGCCTGGCCATCGCGGGTTTCCTGCTGGCGCAGCTGTTGTTCGACAGGTTCGGGCGCTACCTCGGGTACCGGTACGGGGAGCGGGCATTGGCCCGGATGCGTGAGGACTTCATCGACGACACGCTCCGGCTACCCGTGTCCGTTGTGGAGCGGGCGGGTAGCGGCGACCTGATGACCCGCAGCACCGGCGACGTCAACACGCTGGGAACCATTGTCCGGCAAGCACTCCCCGAGATGGTGATCGCCGCCGCGCACATCGTTTTCATCCTCGGCGCTGTCATCGTCCTCAACCCGCTGTTCAGTCTGTGCGCGCTGCTGATGATCCTGCCGCTGTGGCTGATCATGCGCTGGTACCTGCGCCGGGCCCGCTCCGCCTACCTCGCCGAGGGCGACGCCAACACCGAGATGTCCGAGGTCATGGCCGCCACCGCCGCCGGGGCCAAGACCGTCGAGGCCTTCGGTCTGGCCGACCGCCGCGTCGCCGCCGGGGACGCCACGGTCGCCGAGGGCACCCGCACCCGCCGCAAGACCCTGTGGCTGCGCACCGTCATGTTCCCGGTCGCCGACTTCTCCTACGTGCTGCCGATGGCCGCCGCGCTGTTCTTCGGCGGCCTGCTGTACTTCAACGACGTCGTGAGCCTCGGCGTCGTCATCGCCGCCTCGCTGTACCTGCGGCAGCTCGTCGAACCGCTGGACCAGGCTCTGATGTGGATCGAGCAGTTGCAGCAGGGCGGTGCCTCGTTCGCCCGGGTCCGCGGCGTCGCCGAGGTCGAACCCGACCGCGTCCCCTCCGGCGACGAACCCGTCGGCGACACCATCGAGGTCACCGGCGTCCACTATGCCTACACCTCGGGACGCGATGTCCTGCACGGCATCGACCTGTCGGTGCGGGCCGGGGAACACCTGGCCGTCGTCGGTCCCTCGGGGGCAGGGAAGTCCACGCTCGGACGGCTGCTGGCCGGAGTCGACGCTCCCCGCGTCGGCGCGGTGAAGGTCGGCGGCGTCGCCGTCACCGACCTGGACCAGGCCGAACTGCGCCGCCGCATCGCACTGGTCACACAGGACCATCACGTGTTCATCGGTACCGTGCGCGACAACCTGATCCTCGCCAAACCCACCGCCACCGACGACGAGGTGCTGTCCGCCCTCGGCACCGTCGGCGCCACCTGGCTCGACACCCTCCCCGAGGGCCTCGACACCCAGCTGGGCGCCGGTCACACCGAACTGGACGCCCCGCAGGCCCAGCAGATCGCGCTGGCCCGACTCGTCCTCGCCGACCCGCACACGCTGATCCTGGACGAGGCCACCTCGCTGTTGGACCCGACCGCCGCCCGCGAGGCCGAGCGCGCGCTGGCCGCCGTCCTGCACGGCCGCACCGTCATCGCGATCGCGCACCGGCTGCACGCCGCCCACGACGCCGACCGGGTGGCCATCGTGGACGGCGGACGCATCACCGAACTGGGCAGCCACGACGAACTCGTCGCCGCCGGTGGCTCCTACGCCGCGCTGTGGCGCTCCTGGCACGGCGAGACGGACTAGATCGCCTCCGGTCGGCCGCCGCGCTCGTTCCTCCGGGCGAGGTTTCGCAGTTGTCCTTCGTGGATGTCGCTGATCCATTCCCAGCCGGGCTCGGCCGATGAACCGACGCGCGGATCGTCGAAAGCCTCGCCGTCCCGCAAGGCGAGCACATACGCCCGGTCCAGTGCGATCCGCGCGGTCACCTCGCCGGCCGTGCCGACGGACCCGTGGCCGGGGACGACGACATCGACATCCTTCGCCACGTCGTCCAGCAGCCGCAACCCGGCCAGGTACTCCTCGACCGGATCGTTGGTGTCGCCGAAGTCGTCGAGCATCGGAACGAAGAGATCCGACAGCATGTCACCGGCGACGAGAACGCCGCGTTCCTCGATGAACAGGGCCGCGTGGCCCGGCGCGTGCGCGGGGTGCTCGATGATCCGGACCGCCGGGCCATCCCAGGGAATCCGCGTGGCTCCGGCGGGAAGACCGGAGATGCGGCCGAACCGGTCCAGTGGCGGGTCGTCGGCGATCTCCGGCGGAAACCCGGCGGCCACGTGGGATTTCCAGTCCGGTTTCGACAGCACCTCTCGCATGAAGGCCGCGCACCGGGCCGTGCCGTAACGCGGCGCCCCGCCGAGTTCGGGGTGCCACAGCACGTGATCCCAGTCGGGATGCGTCGCGAAACCCGCCACCACGGGCTGGCCCACCTGGCGGAGGTCGTTCGCCAGGCAGGCCATCTCGGAGTTTC containing:
- a CDS encoding LacI family DNA-binding transcriptional regulator, producing the protein MASGGRVGITDVAKRAGVSVTTVSHVLSSRRPVAEATRQKVLRVIEELDYRPNEVARSMRVQRTSTVGLVVPNISHPFYTAAARGLEDALRPEGYHCIVTSTDADRDVERDAVRQLLSRVDGFVISGADKRTEDIQPILDAKLPLVMLGADIPGPGFDVVTNADFESGSLAAQHMLERGHRRIAFITAEDDFAAGARRVEGYRSALDKAGLSTEASLVIRAAASLEGGAKALANLRKLAEPPDAVICVSDVMAIGAMYAAREAGLRIPEDVAVMGFDDTEAAALVAPPLTTMATASRDHGRKAGELILRRIQDGTADVEPQRVVFPAKLIQRESTLGRWRGLLRVLPGRERRLLARLG
- a CDS encoding ArsR/SmtB family transcription factor; translation: MLRIHLSPEDVARLSFKTAPHLEIGASVQALRSPNGRPGVERWRNRTLPRLPRAAWPLLEFVMENGHASRELLEYCGIEEYTDVPDGLVAACRAYEAVCMAPVKDAIRACVDAELVRVGQALLSDGAATALDGLGPGISFDGRTLAIDADYGTDLDVHLGGQGLRLIPALFWNRPGFTDEGVDVPTLVYPVARPKYPYSSSVDDMALEKLLGRNRARVLRAAASGGGTGELARSLGISAASASEHLGVLRDAGFVVTQRDGKAVRHHLTPLGAATLRFG
- a CDS encoding M1 family metallopeptidase, whose amino-acid sequence is MKKRFLLLAGVLAASVAAVGPAQAAEPDEPVTPQDAKYLLSLDSDATGANWSGTQTVTFRNKSDRTMDTLWIRLWGNGRGGCDDRAVSIEPRFGGELGAETVDCTAVPIELTRPVPAGRTGMVSVDVDIAVPEETYRFGRAGDYRFIGNAIPVLAVHDGTGELPPFTSFGESFYTLESDFLVTLDHPNAVKVPATGRSIAEVKHGKNTTTVIKANNVRDFAWAAGPFAKVDTVSATGAKLRTWYPGDIDKAKAEEVTGWVKEGMDTFDAAYGEYPYSEMDTVIGDWEGFAGMEYPGFILTEPAKVPAVHEAGHQWFYGLVGNDQYNDPWLDESVTQYMTNTITGVPGYCATAPFWFSDGMRIDAGMDYYNEHIEDEYAPAIYGDGACMLAELETTIGKPAMDEALRTAVAEFSGGVITSDELRGIFAEVSGQDLSAFWERWRNTGA
- a CDS encoding helix-turn-helix domain-containing protein, with amino-acid sequence MEVRELAESCRLTGRPEPRIAPHPTTGPTRPAATSRREPAAPSPRERKLLRLWARGYTDQRAARELEVSLRTVRRMSASLMERYGVHSRFQVGGLAHQRGWISLEDLF
- a CDS encoding ABC transporter ATP-binding protein; its protein translation is MSPLPPHADPGTPDARSPGRYLWWLLWKQPSRVFLGAFWGIVSSVGIASLPFFMGKAVDEGLRARALEPLAWWTAGLILVGGVNAAANILRHRTMTHVRMDASLRTVQVVNRHAARLGSVLARRVSTGEIVAIGASDAKQVSHAMTSAGPGVGSVVACVLIAVMVLSISPLLGALVLVGVPAIVLSIGPLTKRLQRTESTYREHTGVLTARAGDIAAGLRVLRGIGGESLFASRYRRRSGELLSEGYRVGAVASWIHALGSGLPGLFLALVTWLAARLVAAGQISFGDMVAVYGYAAALVLPVAFFIEAIFDITRGRVAARRIIGVLNLEPAVTDPAEAVAGPVGPAELYDPESGLRVPARRLAAVATADAESAALIVERIARYTDSDAAYGGVPLSDMALAEVRRRILLSGNDSHLFAGTLRDMVSPSGDIDDATIGTAVRQAAATDIVEALPDGLDTEIDAQARTLSGGQRQRVRLVRALLAEPEVLILPEPTSAVDAHSEAAIAEGLREHRRDRTTLVLSTSPLVLDRCDEVAFVEDGKVTATGTHARLLNTEPGYRALVLRGAEEEGETP
- a CDS encoding ABC transporter ATP-binding protein is translated as MNENRLPLADKRQVRRAAWALLRGDAKALTMVIVLYCLAAVAGLAAPWLLGEIVDRVDSGAGIGTVDMLGLAIAGFLLAQLLFDRFGRYLGYRYGERALARMREDFIDDTLRLPVSVVERAGSGDLMTRSTGDVNTLGTIVRQALPEMVIAAAHIVFILGAVIVLNPLFSLCALLMILPLWLIMRWYLRRARSAYLAEGDANTEMSEVMAATAAGAKTVEAFGLADRRVAAGDATVAEGTRTRRKTLWLRTVMFPVADFSYVLPMAAALFFGGLLYFNDVVSLGVVIAASLYLRQLVEPLDQALMWIEQLQQGGASFARVRGVAEVEPDRVPSGDEPVGDTIEVTGVHYAYTSGRDVLHGIDLSVRAGEHLAVVGPSGAGKSTLGRLLAGVDAPRVGAVKVGGVAVTDLDQAELRRRIALVTQDHHVFIGTVRDNLILAKPTATDDEVLSALGTVGATWLDTLPEGLDTQLGAGHTELDAPQAQQIALARLVLADPHTLILDEATSLLDPTAAREAERALAAVLHGRTVIAIAHRLHAAHDADRVAIVDGGRITELGSHDELVAAGGSYAALWRSWHGETD
- a CDS encoding MBL fold metallo-hydrolase, with the translated sequence MLTEVAPGVLVHQSELLRNNTVVVRGGTGVLLIDPGIRNSEMACLANDLRQVGQPVVAGFATHPDWDHVLWHPELGGAPRYGTARCAAFMREVLSKPDWKSHVAAGFPPEIADDPPLDRFGRISGLPAGATRIPWDGPAVRIIEHPAHAPGHAALFIEERGVLVAGDMLSDLFVPMLDDFGDTNDPVEEYLAGLRLLDDVAKDVDVVVPGHGSVGTAGEVTARIALDRAYVLALRDGEAFDDPRVGSSAEPGWEWISDIHEGQLRNLARRNERGGRPEAI